The window GCGATAAGACCACTGGCCAGTCGAGCTACCGACTGTTCAATCGAATCACTGAAGAATAGGAGTTATTGAATGAAGTTCTTGCTTCCACTAGCAAAAGCAGCCATCGCCTTTGTTTGGTTTATCTTAATCGCCAATATTTTCTACCCATTCCCGGGTAATGCTGCGATTGCGCTTTATATCATGACAGCATTCTTATTCTTCATGCACGGCCTGCAGATGCTGATTTTCATCGGTGCTTTTGGCGATAAGATCGAAATGTCGCGTTGGGAGAAGTGGTCAATATTGATTTTCGGCGTCTTTGCCCTACTCGATATCCGACGCAAACACATGATGTAATAAAGCTTAAGCTTAGATATAAAACGCTTAGTGACAGAAAACATCATGACAGAAACAGTTGATACAAAAGCGCCGCTCATTTGAGCGGCGCTTTTGTATTCAGCGATGATACTGATGTTAGCCCATGTAGCCCTTTACACCATCTAAGAACATTTGCGTCGACAGCATAACCAACAACAAGCCCATCAAACGTTCGATGGCTTTAAGGCCTCTCTCACCCAGTACTCGCAGGAAGAAGCCATTAAACATCAGAATAAAGAAGGTTGCGCCCCAAGCCAGCATCACTGCGCCTGAAAGCTCTAACATGTTGTCAGGATGCTGTGTCGACAAAAGAATCAATGCCGCAATCACCGACGGGCCTGCAATCATAGGGATCGCCATCGGCACGATAAACGGTTCTTCACCCGCCGCGAGGCCAGTAATACTACCCGCACTTGGGAAAATCATCTTAATCGCGATGATAAAAAGAATAATACCGCCAGAGATACTCAAGGTTTCAGGCTGCACATGCAGGAAGTTCATAATGCTTTGGCCAGCAAACAAGAACAGCAGCAGGATAATCAGCGCAAACATTAGTTCACGAACAAGAACAATACGGCGACGCTTCGGATCAATATGCTTAAGGATAGAAAGCACGATTGGTAAGTTGCCAAGTGGATCCATAATAAGAAACAGCATGGTCGCTGCAGATAAAATTTCCATAAGTTTGTCTCGAAAGCGTAAGTGCGCGGAGTATAGCAGCCTCAAGATTGATTTTCGAACACAGTAACAAACTTAGGAATTTACGTTATTAGAAGGGTATTTATGAGAGCCAAACGAGGGGGAAATGGTCGGAGTGGAGCCAAGAATATCGCATCCACTCGCTAATCACAGTTCACTGTTCACTGGCGACAAGAACTGATGGTCATTCAAGATCAGTGATTACAAACACGTTCGCGATTAGTGCAAAGCTTGTCATCAATGATCACGACCTTTTCCATTTTCAGAAAAAACTTCAGTAGGCCATCCAAATCCAGACCGTTCAGCTTACACGTATGAAAGCGAGCTTCAGCGCCATAGGTTTGAGCAAGCTCTTGCGTCAACTCTTCACGAGTCAGCGGCTTTTCACTCAGTAGATTTAAAACGTTGTGTGCGTGGATTTCAGTGGTCATAAGTCTATCTCATGTTTAATGAAGTAGACGTAGAGTACCAATTTTCATCTAAGCTGCCTTGATGTAGCTCAGAATTAAGCGAGCTCTACCCTAAATGGTAAGGGAAGCTACGATGAGAGCGTGTGCAAGAAAGTAACTGCCCGTCACCCAAAAGTAAGCGCCCTTAATTGGGCTGCGATAGAAATTTAGGGCGTATGCCAATGCGGAAAGCAGCAGCACGCAGCAACCAACAAAACCAACAGCATGTGATAGCAGAGGCTCAAGTAACCAGACTTCACCAGAAGCCCAAGCTAGCTGAATAAGCACAATACCCATGATAACAACTGGAAAGACGAGCTTGTCCAAACGAGGGAGTAATAGGAAGAAAGCAACAATACATGCAGCTAATAGCAGCGCGAACAACCACCAGACCATTTCTCCCGATAGCTGTAACCAAAATGCTTTGCTGTAACAAAGTTGAGCCAACAAGAAACAAACAAAATGCAGAAGACGTTTTTGAGTAACAGTATGAAGCACATCTGCGATCGCAGAGATCGCTAACCCAGCCACTACCCAATAGGTAAAATCAACGACAACAGATTGAGTTAGAGCAATAGTCGCCAATAATACAAAGGTAAAGACCTTATACAATAAAGCCTGACCGATATGCCCATGTTTCGTTCCTGTTATTGCTCCAATACCAGACAAGGAAACCGCCAACCAACTCCACATACCATTTGCCCTATTGCTTTTAATCGTCGCCAGTCTAGGCACACGGGTGTTGATGTAAAGCCTCAGCCCTTCAAAATTGGATCTTGATTACGCTTCCACTAAAAAGAGCCTCTTTAGATTGAAGTCGTCATAATTCCCGCCGCGATAGTGATTATTCTTTTAAAAATAGGCTCATTAATCGGAAAACTCATATAAATTGACGCTAGAGAACTCAAACTTCAACTCCAACCACTTCTAGCTTGTCACATCCACAACATGTCGCCATACAATGCAAATACCACACAATTAAAAATTTAAAACAAATTACAATAAACCATTAAAAACAAGCAGTTAAAATCAAGAACATACTTATTAGGGAACTTCCAACACTATACAAACCTAGACTTACAAAGTAAGTAAATTACTTTTCTTAAACCCACTTTGTCAGGTTTCGCTAAGCTTCCTGTCAAAAAAACATCACAAAAATCAAACCTAAAACCTACAAAACCCAATAAAACAAACCCAGGCACCACCAAGCCCCATTAATACAGTTTAACAACCTTTAACAATATAAATTACACAAAACACCCATTACAAAACAACAACTTAAAACAAATAAGAACAAAAAAAAACCATAGCGAACAAAATAAGAACACACCAAAATACACAGCAAACATAGCAAAATTGATATAAAACCCAATAGTTTTCTATCACTTTTAAAGGTTTCGAAAGTAATCCTTGATCTAAAGCCATAAGTGGTGCTATTCTTTAAAACATAGCGAGAGACAACCAAATTTAGGAGTAGTGTTATGATTTCATCTTCGCAAAGACAAGGACTTGTAATGATCGCGGTAGTTGTAGGTCTAATGACACTACCGATGATGTACTAAGCAAGTTACAGATAAAAAAAGGGACGCCATTAGCGTCCCTTTTTTGTTCAATTTTTTTACTTCGAAAACAGATGCAGTGTTAACACATCCCAGTTCGCATAATAGAAACCAGCGGCAGCTAAAGTCATTGCCATCATCAGTAAGATTGCAACTCGCCAAATAAAACGACCACTACGTGGAGTCAACTCCTTCTCACAGTCGTTACACATCATGATGAACTTATGTTGGTCTTCCAACTTAGCCTCATGCTCATTGACTACCTTATTACGACACGTTGCGATATAACGCAGCTTACTCACCATATCGTGCGGTAGCCTTTCTTCACAGCTTGACACAAGCTCATGCAATCCTTCGCCTTCGGCATGATATTGAAGCCTCAATAATTTCTCTATATTACGAGTTCTTGTCACCACTTTTTCAATATCGGTCATATTAGCCCTCCCACTCCACACTATAATTCTAGTCGAGCATTTCCCTATTCTTATACAAAATCACTGTTATTTACGAGAGAAAGAGACAATAAATAACAATGCTTTATCCCAAACTGGCCTCTAAATGTGATGTCTGCCGAAAAATAATCAGCTTGGCTTACAACAGTTCACGAATAACGGCTTGAAACACATATCCCTATTGCTTGAAAGATTAGAATAACCATCACGACTACATGGAGGTTACATGCCTAATTCACTCTTTTTTGCCATCTTTGCACTCGCCGGTCTAGCGGCTTGGGTATTTCTTGGTTTCTATCGAAAGCACTCACAAGGTGAAAATGCGCCAGAAAAGAAAGTGAACGTCACTGTATTAGACAAACAATCCATCGACCTTCCTGATGCAGAACCAGGCCAAGAAGATCAAGAGTATTGGATTTACGTTCAACGTGGTGTGGTTGGTCCAAAACGAGAATTCCAAGTCGGAATCCACTACTTCCACGCCCTGAACCCTGGCGACAAAGGAACCTTAACCTACCAAGGCGATAAGTTCTTACACTTTGCATTGAAGCGCTAAACATTAGGTACTTCAACTGTATCTTCTAAGCAATCCATCAGAAAGCCTTAGCACCCACCGCTAAGGCAATAACCAACGTGTTTTATCTGACTTAGAGACCAAGCAGCTCATCCATAACGCGCCAGCTCCGCTGATCACGATCCATAGGGGAATAACCCAAGCTGGATGTCCTTGATACCAACCGAACTCTTTCATTGGCCATAAGAAAATCGGGTGCAGCAGATAAATACCTAAGCTGTGTTTACTGATAAAACCAACCACTTGATTACTCTTCTCAGACAAGCCTTCACCATAATAACGGCACACCATGAATACCATGCTCGCCGCCAATACGGTGTTCAACGTCTTGTAAGATAACCAACGCCCTACCGTGTACTCTTCTGCTACCAAACTTGCGTCAACCACCATGTAAACCGTGGTCAGTAACGCTAACCCACCAAGTAACACACTCACGCCGACAGTCATCTTGTTAAGTGGAACAATCTTATACAGCAGGTAACCCAACGGTAAGTACCCGGTGTACAACCACAATTCGTGACTCCAAGGGCCATCGATTTTCAATAAGAACAATAACGTTGTGAACAACCATACCGCCGTAAAGGCATAGACAGATCTATCACCGTACTTTCTGACCATGATCTGTAAAAAAGGAATCACAAAGTAGAGTGGGATAAAGTAATAGAAGAAACCAAGGTGATAGTAGGTATAGTGGTGATAACTATTAAGCAAAACCTCCCAACTGACGTCGGCATCAAAACCCATTAGCGACCAACCTGATAGGTAGGTATAGAAAAGCGACCAAACAATAAATGGGATCAGCACCTTACCCAGACGGCGCTTGAGGTAGTATTTAGCGTCAAACGGGCGCTGATCACTCAGCATCAATGCACCAGTAATCAAGATGAACACCGGTACTGCCCAGCGGCTGAAACCATTCACCGTAATGGCGGTCAGCCACTCACCGAAAGGAATATTGCTTAATTCATTGCGATAAGGCGCCAAAACATGAATCGCGATAACAGCTATGGCCGCGACACATCGTGCTAAATCAAAAAAGAGAATTCGCTGCTTCATGTAAATGCCTGATTAATATTCAATCATTCTACTATAGCAATAAAAAAGCTGACCGGAATAAATACCAAGTCAGCTTAGTGTTAAAGGAGGTACTTATCGCGAATTTAACTCATTCGGCTCTAGGTTATTCGACTTAAGCTTATGCGACTTTCACTCTTACAAATGAGGCTCATGCGGCTGAAGCTTATGCCGCTGAGATTTGCGACACTTTAGGTAAACGCAGAGAGATCACCGTCGTTATCGCTAAGAACGCAAAAGATACCCACAGACACGCAGACAAACCGGCTATTTGGAATACCAAGCCCGACAATATCGTGCCAATCAAGCGACCCATCGCGTTCGCCATGTAGTAGAAACCGACATCAAGAGACACCCCATCGCCTTTCGCATAGCTCACAATCAAATATGAGTGAAGTGATGAGTTCACCGCAAAGATGGCACCAAATACCATCAAACCACCGATGATAACTAGCTCTGGTTGCCAGCCAATTTGCACCGCATAGGCAATACCGGCAGTCACAATAGCCAATGCACCCGCCCACAACAGCGCTGCATGACCATCAGGCACCTTGCCTTGCGCTTTACCGGTAATCTTAGGCGCAATACCCTGCACAAAACCATATGCGATGGTCCAAGCCGCTAAGAAACCACCCACCCATGAGTGGTCCCAACCAAACACACTGCCTAGATAAATCGGCAAAGCAATCACAAACCACACATCACGAGCACCAAATAGGAACATACGCGCAGCCGACAAGATATTGATGGATTCAGACTTAGAGAAGATTTGTTTAAACTTAGGTTTAGTTTTCGCTTTGCCCATGCCTGCTTCTAAGCTTACCAAACTGCCAACAAACACCAATGCCAACACAGCAGCCATCGCTAGCACTGCGTATTGGAAACCAATCGTCGAAAGCAGTAAGCCACCGATAAAGAACCCGGCACCTTTCAGTGCATTCTTAGATCCGGTTAGAATCGCAATCCACTTATAAAGCGCACCTTGCTGCTCATCCGGGACTAAGGTTTTAATCGAGCTTTTAGCACTCATCTTATTGAGGTCTTTAGCGATACCAGACAAGGCCTGCGCCGCCATTACCCAAGGAATGGTCAACATTGCGGCTGGCACAGCGAGCATGCCCAAGGCGACAACTTGCATCCCTAAGCCGATGTTCATAGTCTTATTGAGGCCAAGACGCGCCCCTAACCAACCACCAATTAGGTTAGTCACCACACCAAAGAATTCATAAAAAAGGAACAGTGAGGCGATCTCTAACGAACTGTAACCAAGGTCGTAGAAATACAGAACCACCAGCATACGAAGTGCACCGTCAGTAATGGTGAAGTTCCAGTAATTGAAGGTCACCAGCATGTATTGGCGAACGCTCTTACTTAGATTTGAAAACATAAAGCTATCTCTGCAATCTAAACAAAAAGAGCTTTTGGATCATGATAAGTTCAACACTCCAGATACCAAAAGCCCCTTGTATAACAACAATGGTTTATTAGCCGTTCGCTACGCCATTAATGTATTCAACCTGAATGGCTTTAGTGAATGCGCCCGGACGCAGTTCCTGCACCTCTTGAACAATTTTGCTCAGATCCCAACTCTTCTCTAGCAGCAGGTGTGCAGCCAATAAGCCAGTGCGACCAGAACCGCCCATGCAGTGCATCGCTACCTTGCCACCGTTATCCACGACTTGGTGTAGTGCAGGGCTCGCTGCTTGCCATTTTGCAGCAAAATCAGCACCCGGTGCACAATCGTCTTCGATTTCGATTTCGAACCATTGCATACCTAATGCTTGCGCTTTCTCACCTAGCTCAGAAACATTCTTGCTTGCCAGTTCTTCACTGTCTAAAGCTGTCACAATCGCTTCTACGCCTTGCACTTTAAGCTGCGCTAGAGATGCATCTAAGTCAGCTTCCTTAGTGCCTGGGCACGGAGTAAGCACTAACGCACCTTGCTCTAGATCTAGTTGCCATGTTGGGTGTACTTGAGAATTTGTCATCGTCATCAATCTCTTAAAATTCTTTTATATATAGACCGATACTCAAAATAATTGGAGTTGCAGCTAGGCAACCTTTTCCCTACAAAGGAATGAAGTTCCGCCCTATGAGCATAGGGGTTCTATGTGATTAGGGCGGCCGGTGCTCCAGTGAACTTACGCAGTTAACAACGCTTGCAGCTTCAAGTATTAAGAGTATTAAGAGTATTAAGCAAGGCCGACTGTGCGTGCTAACTCAGCTGTGCGCGTTGCGTAGCCCATTTCATTATCGTACCAAGCGTAGATCTTAACCATGCGCTTACCAACTAACATGGTTGATAGTGCATCTACGATCGTTGAACGTTGGTCGCCTTTGTAATCGATAGAAACCAGTGGACGATCTTCAAAACCAAGGATGCCTTTCAGTTCATTCTCAGACGCTTCTTTCAGCATCGCGTTAACTTCTTCTGCTGTTGTGTCTTGCTTCACTTCGAAGATGATGTCAGTCAGAGAAGCGTTCGCTAGAGGTACACGAACCGCGTGGCCATTGATGCGGTTTTCAAGCTCTGGGAAGATCTCAACAATCGCTTTAGCACTGCCCGTTGTTGTCGGGATAAGGCTCATGCCACATGCACGTGCACGGCGTAAGTCTTTATGGGGCGCATCAAGAATAGTTTGCGTATTGGTTAGATCGTGAATAGTAGTGAAGGCTGCATTTTCAATACCCAGCTTCTCGTTGATCACTTTAACCACTGGCGCGAGACAGTTGGTAGTACAAGACGCTGCCGTTACGATTTTGTGTACAGCTGGGTCGAAGATATTATCGTTCACACCGACAACGATGTTTGCAATGCCTTCTTCTTTCACTGGTGCCGATACCACAACGCGCTTCACGCCTTGCTCAAGGTATTTGTTTAGGAAAGATGTCTTACGGTGAACACCCGTCGCTTCAATCACCACATCACAGTCAGACCAATCGATCGCATCGATGTCGCGCTCTTTGGTGGTTTTGATGCGTTGATCGTTGATGATCATCTCGTCGCCTTCAACAGCGACTTCGTGGTTCCAACGACCTTGAACTGAATCGAACTCGAGAAGGTGAGCCAGTGTCGCTGTATCGCCAGCAACATCGTTAATTTGAACAAATTCTAGATCAGCCCAATCGAATGCTGCGCGAAGTGCTAGACGGCCGATACGGCCAAAACCATTAATACCTACTTTAACTGTCATTGTGTTCTCTCAGTTAGTGGTGAATCTAAAAACATTAAATTAAACGCAACATTGAGGGCGTGAAGTCATGGCTTCTAGGCGCTCAATGTCCTGTTGGTATTCAGTTTTCAAACAGTTCGATGCGATAAGGTCATCAATTAACTTTAGCATCCAACCCGGTAAATCTTGTGACAGACGGTAGAACACCCACTGCCCTTGGCGAACGTCAGTTAAAATTCCGTTTGAACGCAACTGCGCAAGATGGCGGGAAATCTTTGGCTGACTTTCTTGTAATGCCTGAGTCAACTCACCAACAGATAGGCACTCTTGGCGCACGATCATCATTAAGCAACGCACTCGCGTTTCATCAGACAGTAATTTAAAAAATTGGTGAGGAAGCATGGCTACATACTCATATATGGACATGCATATATCTTAGTTATAAAAAAACGCACGTCAAGGCGTGCGTTTTCATTGTCATAATAGTTTAACGAAAAGTATCAGAGTTTGTTGGTAACAATATGGCTCCAGCGTCGGGCTTCAGTTAGTTCTGTTTTCACTTGTTCCACGTTCAACCCTAAATCAGCACAGTGATCATCAATCTTTTGCCAATCAGCATGTTCGAAACTTTCTTCAAGCGCTAATAATGCGCCATATGGACCTTCTCTGCGCAGCAAGGCGACCTTAATACTTGTGCATAGCGGTAATTGTTCAATTAAGTTCTCTAACGACAGATCGAGCAACGCATCAAGCAATGAGAACAAACCAATCATAAAGGCTTGTTCAGTATGCCCTTTAAATACTTGGTAACGAGACATCCGTTGGCAAAACTGCGCACGCTGCAAAGACAGGCCATACAGCTCTTTGGGCTTTTTGTCAGAGACATAAGACGCTACTGCTAGCGAGACAAACATTTTCAGTTTCTCTTGCCCTAAATAAACCAAGGCCTGACGAAATGAAGAGATGGTGACCTCAAGGCGGGGTGACATAGTGTTCACAAAACGCAGAAGCTTATAGGATAAGGCAATATCTTTCGCGACGATGCTTTCAACACGTTGGAAGTCGACATCCGGCTTACAGACCTCTTGGAATAGCTCCATCGCTATCACTTGCTCTGGGCTAATATACTTAGTCTTTATGATTTCGGGCTTACTAAAGAAATAGCCTTGGAAAAACTTAAACCCTGCTTCTTTCGCTTGTTGGAACTCTTGTTCCGTTTCAACCCGCTCAGCAAGAAAACTATACTTCTTCCCTTCGTTCTTTTTGACTAACTCACACGCCGCATCCAAACCCATCTGCATGATATCAAGCTTAACAATATGCGTATATTGAAGGAAACGTTCCCACTCAGGTGTCGAAGTAAAATCATCTAGGGCAATCATATACCCTGCTTGATAGAGCTCTTTGATTACCTCTAATAGCTCATCGGTCGGTTGGCAGGTTTCAAGAATCTCAACCACGACCTTATCTTTCGGTAAGCTCATTGGAAGACGACGAATCAAGCTTTGATACGGAAAATTAATAAAGCAGCGTGAAGATGGGATCGAAGGGTTAAGCCCAACTGACAAGAAGTTTTCAACGATCAGGCGATACGTTGCTCGATTAGACTCAATATGCGCGGGGTAGGCATTCCTATCACCGTCACGAAACAGCAGCTCATAACCAAGCGTGTTCTTGTTACGGTTTAAGATAGGTTGTCGAGCAACGTACGTAGCGGTCATTTATTGATAACTCTAATTGATTTAACTATAACTCTATTACTTTCATTAAGCTTTGGCGGCAGCCAGCAAAGCGCCGCAGCCCATGAACATACCACCAAATATTTTATTTATCTTACCCATTATGCGATCTGAGCGAATAAAACGTCCCATTTGTGAAGCTAATGAGGTGTAACCCAACATAACCACGCTATCAATAAATACAGTGGTCACTCCAAGCACCAACAACTGCGGTGCTTGCGGTTGTGTCGGATCGATAAATTGCGGAAACAGAGCAACTAAGAACACGATAGATTTTGGGTTAGTCAAATTGATAAGCACTGCATTTCTTAGCAGCTTGCCACTCGATAGCGTTGATTTTTCTTCTGAAGCCACCAAGCTAGAGTTATCACGCCACTTTTGAATGCCTAACCATAGAAGATAAACCACGCCCACCCATTTGATGATGGTAAATGCCAAGGCGGATTTTGCCACTAGTGCACCAATACCCGCTCCCACCAGCATAATATGAAATGCAAGACCGAGCTGTAAGCCTACGATCGACGCAAGTGACTTCTTGGTTCCATAGCTGAGCCCATTGCTGATTGAGTTAACGGTACCTGAGCCCGGTGCCAAACTAAACAAAATCGCCGTGACGACATAAGCAAGCCAAACATGAGTATCCATTTGCATTTCCTTACTAGTTCTTTAATCTAACAACATTAGTAGCGATGACGCTCTCACATGCATCAGTTCAGGTAATTTCCCATGGAAAACCACAGTGCCACCCTGTTTTCATACACGCAAGAACCTGAGTTCGAGCAAGCGATTAAACACCCGATCTCCACCCTTTGGCAACAACGAAAGGATGGTTATATCACATCATCTGGTAAAAAAAGATTGTACTGGTGTAGCTTAACGTCTCCGACACACACCAAAGCTATTGTTATTTCAAATGGTCGCATCGAATGCTGCTTAAAATACCAAGAGCTCTTTTATGATTTCTATCAGCAAGGTTATGACGTTTATTCATTTGACCACCAAGGTCAAGGTCAGTCGGAACGTATGGTAACAGACTCTGACATTGGTCACATTCACGAGTTTGATGATTACGTATCAGATATGTCTGACATTATTGCCAGTTTTGATCTTAGCAAGTATTCCAATCGCTACCTGCTCGCACATTCGATGGGCAGTACAATCGCCACTCGCTACTTGCAAACTCATCCCAACCACCCGTTTGACAAAGTCACTCTGTGCGCTCCGATGTTTGGGATCAATACTGAATGGTACTTGAAACCTATCGCGATGATA is drawn from Vibrio sp. SNU_ST1 and contains these coding sequences:
- a CDS encoding DUF1145 domain-containing protein, which encodes MKFLLPLAKAAIAFVWFILIANIFYPFPGNAAIALYIMTAFLFFMHGLQMLIFIGAFGDKIEMSRWEKWSILIFGVFALLDIRRKHMM
- a CDS encoding YhgN family NAAT transporter — translated: MEILSAATMLFLIMDPLGNLPIVLSILKHIDPKRRRIVLVRELMFALIILLLFLFAGQSIMNFLHVQPETLSISGGIILFIIAIKMIFPSAGSITGLAAGEEPFIVPMAIPMIAGPSVIAALILLSTQHPDNMLELSGAVMLAWGATFFILMFNGFFLRVLGERGLKAIERLMGLLLVMLSTQMFLDGVKGYMG
- a CDS encoding YecH family metal-binding protein, yielding MTTEIHAHNVLNLLSEKPLTREELTQELAQTYGAEARFHTCKLNGLDLDGLLKFFLKMEKVVIIDDKLCTNRERVCNH
- a CDS encoding lysoplasmalogenase, encoding MWSWLAVSLSGIGAITGTKHGHIGQALLYKVFTFVLLATIALTQSVVVDFTYWVVAGLAISAIADVLHTVTQKRLLHFVCFLLAQLCYSKAFWLQLSGEMVWWLFALLLAACIVAFFLLLPRLDKLVFPVVIMGIVLIQLAWASGEVWLLEPLLSHAVGFVGCCVLLLSALAYALNFYRSPIKGAYFWVTGSYFLAHALIVASLTI
- a CDS encoding DUF4145 domain-containing protein — translated: MTDIEKVVTRTRNIEKLLRLQYHAEGEGLHELVSSCEERLPHDMVSKLRYIATCRNKVVNEHEAKLEDQHKFIMMCNDCEKELTPRSGRFIWRVAILLMMAMTLAAAGFYYANWDVLTLHLFSK
- a CDS encoding DUF2500 domain-containing protein — its product is MPNSLFFAIFALAGLAAWVFLGFYRKHSQGENAPEKKVNVTVLDKQSIDLPDAEPGQEDQEYWIYVQRGVVGPKREFQVGIHYFHALNPGDKGTLTYQGDKFLHFALKR
- a CDS encoding acyltransferase, producing MKQRILFFDLARCVAAIAVIAIHVLAPYRNELSNIPFGEWLTAITVNGFSRWAVPVFILITGALMLSDQRPFDAKYYLKRRLGKVLIPFIVWSLFYTYLSGWSLMGFDADVSWEVLLNSYHHYTYYHLGFFYYFIPLYFVIPFLQIMVRKYGDRSVYAFTAVWLFTTLLFLLKIDGPWSHELWLYTGYLPLGYLLYKIVPLNKMTVGVSVLLGGLALLTTVYMVVDASLVAEEYTVGRWLSYKTLNTVLAASMVFMVCRYYGEGLSEKSNQVVGFISKHSLGIYLLHPIFLWPMKEFGWYQGHPAWVIPLWIVISGAGALWMSCLVSKSDKTRWLLP
- the arsJ gene encoding organoarsenical effux MFS transporter ArsJ, producing the protein MFSNLSKSVRQYMLVTFNYWNFTITDGALRMLVVLYFYDLGYSSLEIASLFLFYEFFGVVTNLIGGWLGARLGLNKTMNIGLGMQVVALGMLAVPAAMLTIPWVMAAQALSGIAKDLNKMSAKSSIKTLVPDEQQGALYKWIAILTGSKNALKGAGFFIGGLLLSTIGFQYAVLAMAAVLALVFVGSLVSLEAGMGKAKTKPKFKQIFSKSESINILSAARMFLFGARDVWFVIALPIYLGSVFGWDHSWVGGFLAAWTIAYGFVQGIAPKITGKAQGKVPDGHAALLWAGALAIVTAGIAYAVQIGWQPELVIIGGLMVFGAIFAVNSSLHSYLIVSYAKGDGVSLDVGFYYMANAMGRLIGTILSGLVFQIAGLSACLWVSFAFLAITTVISLRLPKVSQISAA
- a CDS encoding cyclin-dependent kinase inhibitor 3 family protein, with translation MTMTNSQVHPTWQLDLEQGALVLTPCPGTKEADLDASLAQLKVQGVEAIVTALDSEELASKNVSELGEKAQALGMQWFEIEIEDDCAPGADFAAKWQAASPALHQVVDNGGKVAMHCMGGSGRTGLLAAHLLLEKSWDLSKIVQEVQELRPGAFTKAIQVEYINGVANG
- a CDS encoding ArsJ-associated glyceraldehyde-3-phosphate dehydrogenase, which translates into the protein MTVKVGINGFGRIGRLALRAAFDWADLEFVQINDVAGDTATLAHLLEFDSVQGRWNHEVAVEGDEMIINDQRIKTTKERDIDAIDWSDCDVVIEATGVHRKTSFLNKYLEQGVKRVVVSAPVKEEGIANIVVGVNDNIFDPAVHKIVTAASCTTNCLAPVVKVINEKLGIENAAFTTIHDLTNTQTILDAPHKDLRRARACGMSLIPTTTGSAKAIVEIFPELENRINGHAVRVPLANASLTDIIFEVKQDTTAEEVNAMLKEASENELKGILGFEDRPLVSIDYKGDQRSTIVDALSTMLVGKRMVKIYAWYDNEMGYATRTAELARTVGLA
- a CDS encoding metalloregulator ArsR/SmtB family transcription factor translates to MLPHQFFKLLSDETRVRCLMMIVRQECLSVGELTQALQESQPKISRHLAQLRSNGILTDVRQGQWVFYRLSQDLPGWMLKLIDDLIASNCLKTEYQQDIERLEAMTSRPQCCV
- a CDS encoding EAL and HDOD domain-containing protein encodes the protein MTATYVARQPILNRNKNTLGYELLFRDGDRNAYPAHIESNRATYRLIVENFLSVGLNPSIPSSRCFINFPYQSLIRRLPMSLPKDKVVVEILETCQPTDELLEVIKELYQAGYMIALDDFTSTPEWERFLQYTHIVKLDIMQMGLDAACELVKKNEGKKYSFLAERVETEQEFQQAKEAGFKFFQGYFFSKPEIIKTKYISPEQVIAMELFQEVCKPDVDFQRVESIVAKDIALSYKLLRFVNTMSPRLEVTISSFRQALVYLGQEKLKMFVSLAVASYVSDKKPKELYGLSLQRAQFCQRMSRYQVFKGHTEQAFMIGLFSLLDALLDLSLENLIEQLPLCTSIKVALLRREGPYGALLALEESFEHADWQKIDDHCADLGLNVEQVKTELTEARRWSHIVTNKL
- the rhtB gene encoding homoserine/homoserine lactone efflux protein, encoding MDTHVWLAYVVTAILFSLAPGSGTVNSISNGLSYGTKKSLASIVGLQLGLAFHIMLVGAGIGALVAKSALAFTIIKWVGVVYLLWLGIQKWRDNSSLVASEEKSTLSSGKLLRNAVLINLTNPKSIVFLVALFPQFIDPTQPQAPQLLVLGVTTVFIDSVVMLGYTSLASQMGRFIRSDRIMGKINKIFGGMFMGCGALLAAAKA
- a CDS encoding alpha/beta fold hydrolase, producing the protein MENHSATLFSYTQEPEFEQAIKHPISTLWQQRKDGYITSSGKKRLYWCSLTSPTHTKAIVISNGRIECCLKYQELFYDFYQQGYDVYSFDHQGQGQSERMVTDSDIGHIHEFDDYVSDMSDIIASFDLSKYSNRYLLAHSMGSTIATRYLQTHPNHPFDKVTLCAPMFGINTEWYLKPIAMIVGQVLTAYHAKPVYAPGQQAYYSKPFENNLLSHSKVRYQWFRRLYDESPSLQVGGPSTRWVWQGLMAAKQAIQQTRQIKIPLLLIQAGEEKIVSNRAQVKFISKLKKTNSDCQFKLIEGSRHEVLFEQDKYRNHTLDAINQFFA